In one window of Spartinivicinus marinus DNA:
- the ahr gene encoding NADPH-dependent aldehyde reductase Ahr: MIKAYAALEPKGKLTEFEYDPGELGPQEVEIDVDYCGICHSDLSMINNEWGLSEYPLVAGHEVVGRVAQVGEHVTHLQAGRLVGLGWHADYCQACSHCNAGDHNLCLTAQGTIVGHHGGFADKVRANAKCVVSLPEGIDVKSAGPLFCGGITVFNPLVQFDIKPTDKVAVIGIGGLGHLALQFLNAWGCEVTAFTSSESKSEEAKSLGAHHTLNSRDSEAIAAAAGRFDFMLSTVNVKLDWNLYLSTLKPKGRLHFVGATLEPLDINVFGLIMQQRSISGSPVGSPGNIAKMLEFAAQHNIKPMVEMFKFSQVNEALAHLESGKARYRIVLEK, encoded by the coding sequence ATGATCAAAGCCTACGCCGCTTTAGAACCCAAAGGTAAATTAACGGAATTTGAATATGACCCAGGTGAGTTGGGGCCTCAGGAAGTTGAGATTGATGTGGATTATTGCGGTATTTGTCACTCAGATTTATCGATGATTAATAATGAATGGGGGTTATCTGAATATCCACTGGTTGCTGGGCATGAAGTGGTTGGTCGGGTTGCTCAAGTGGGTGAGCATGTTACCCATTTACAGGCGGGTCGGTTGGTTGGATTAGGTTGGCATGCTGACTATTGCCAGGCTTGCTCACACTGTAATGCGGGGGATCATAATTTGTGTTTAACCGCTCAAGGAACCATTGTGGGACATCATGGTGGCTTTGCGGATAAGGTGCGGGCTAATGCTAAATGTGTGGTGTCGCTACCAGAAGGTATTGATGTAAAGTCGGCGGGCCCATTGTTTTGCGGTGGCATTACGGTGTTTAATCCATTGGTGCAGTTTGACATTAAACCAACGGATAAGGTGGCGGTAATCGGCATTGGGGGCTTAGGGCATCTAGCTTTGCAGTTTTTGAATGCTTGGGGCTGTGAGGTAACAGCATTTACTTCTAGTGAGAGTAAGTCTGAAGAGGCAAAGTCATTAGGTGCTCACCACACACTCAACTCTCGTGACTCTGAAGCCATTGCGGCAGCCGCTGGGCGCTTTGATTTTATGCTTTCTACCGTTAACGTCAAGCTGGACTGGAATCTTTACCTTTCAACACTCAAACCCAAAGGACGTTTACATTTTGTCGGGGCAACTTTGGAGCCGCTTGATATCAATGTTTTTGGCTTAATCATGCAGCAACGTTCTATTTCTGGCTCGCCAGTAGGCAGTCCTGGCAATATTGCAAAAATGTTAGAATTTGCCGCTCAACATAATATCAAGCCAATGGTTGAAATGTTTAAATTTAGTCAAGTCAACGAAGCTTTGGCCCATTTAGAAAGTGGCAAGGCGCGTTATAGAATAGTATTAGAGAAATAA
- a CDS encoding restriction endonuclease subunit S, with protein MKLPNSWTKEPLHKVLLTLKDGTHFSPKSTSGAFKYITSKNIKFGTMDLSDISYISEEEHRKIFKASPVQYGDVLLTKDGANTGNAALNVLAEEFSLLSSVAILSGKKNILVNNFLIQILLSPMGQSLIKSQMAGQAITRLTLKKIGELVFPIPPLPEQKKIAKILSTWDKAITTTEQLLANSKQQKKALMQQLLTGKKRLPGFSGQWCKRLISEFIIESRTPGNTGDIAKKITIKLYGQGVIQKKETRSGSESTKYYIRKSGQFIYSKLDFLNGAFGIIPENLDGYESTLDLPAFNFLPEVCPKWFLYFVSREEFYKANLGLANGGRKARRVNPKELLELKVHSPSLKEQQKIATILSTADKEIETLQQKLDCLKQEKKALMQQLLTGKRRVNVDELEVA; from the coding sequence ATGAAACTACCCAATAGTTGGACAAAAGAACCTCTGCATAAAGTGCTACTTACTCTAAAAGACGGAACCCATTTTTCTCCAAAAAGCACAAGTGGAGCATTTAAATATATTACCTCAAAGAACATTAAATTTGGTACTATGGACCTATCAGATATATCATATATTTCTGAGGAAGAACATCGAAAAATATTTAAGGCTAGTCCAGTTCAATATGGAGATGTATTATTAACTAAGGATGGTGCAAATACAGGTAATGCTGCGTTAAACGTTTTAGCAGAAGAATTCAGTCTATTATCAAGCGTTGCTATTCTAAGTGGAAAAAAAAACATACTAGTAAATAACTTTCTTATTCAAATATTACTAAGCCCTATGGGGCAGTCACTAATCAAGTCCCAAATGGCAGGCCAAGCCATCACAAGATTAACTTTAAAAAAAATTGGAGAGCTAGTATTTCCCATCCCCCCCCTCCCCGAACAAAAAAAAATAGCCAAAATCCTATCCACCTGGGACAAAGCCATTACCACCACAGAACAACTACTAGCTAATAGCAAACAACAGAAAAAAGCATTAATGCAGCAGTTGTTAACAGGTAAAAAGCGTTTGCCGGGGTTTAGTGGACAGTGGTGCAAAAGACTAATTTCTGAATTTATAATAGAAAGTCGAACTCCAGGAAATACTGGCGATATAGCAAAAAAAATCACCATAAAACTTTATGGTCAAGGTGTTATACAGAAAAAGGAAACTCGCTCTGGCAGTGAGTCCACAAAATACTATATTAGAAAATCAGGCCAGTTCATTTATAGCAAACTTGACTTCTTAAACGGTGCATTTGGAATTATACCTGAAAACTTAGATGGGTATGAGTCAACTCTAGATTTACCTGCTTTTAACTTTTTACCTGAAGTTTGTCCTAAATGGTTCCTTTACTTCGTTTCTAGAGAGGAGTTTTATAAAGCTAATCTAGGGCTCGCCAATGGTGGTAGAAAAGCTAGACGTGTCAATCCTAAAGAACTTTTAGAGTTAAAAGTACATTCACCAAGCCTTAAAGAGCAACAAAAAATCGCCACCATACTCTCAACCGCAGATAAAGAAATCGAAACCCTACAACAAAAACTCGACTGTTTAAAGCAAGAGAAAAAAGCCTTAATGCAGCAATTATTAACCGGCAAACGCCGAGTTAACGTTGACGAGTTGGAGGTTGCCTAA
- a CDS encoding DUF4360 domain-containing protein, which yields MKYVALVSSLVISASSLAYGDGIGIDPEKVRFLGGCSGLVDTNPDKSFDIIFDEQPQAEAYGGRERKTCVVKFPIQMPAGYQLAISRVGFEGVAMIQYNGKGQIVLRHRLAGTTGNAAIQEFFPSNFPQNITVNKNFAGYSFSPCGQTVTFKTSITVEAENGRVVIDEAAGRTVNYGYEMVQCGQF from the coding sequence ATGAAATACGTTGCACTTGTTTCCAGTTTGGTTATTTCAGCTTCTTCATTAGCTTATGGAGATGGTATAGGGATAGATCCAGAAAAGGTTCGTTTCTTAGGTGGCTGTTCCGGTTTGGTTGATACTAACCCTGATAAGTCATTTGATATTATTTTTGATGAGCAACCCCAGGCTGAGGCCTATGGTGGGCGTGAGCGGAAAACCTGTGTTGTGAAGTTTCCGATTCAAATGCCTGCTGGTTATCAGCTGGCAATTAGTCGGGTAGGGTTTGAAGGGGTTGCAATGATTCAATATAACGGGAAAGGACAAATTGTATTACGTCACCGCTTGGCAGGTACTACTGGAAATGCGGCGATTCAAGAGTTTTTCCCAAGTAACTTTCCTCAAAATATAACAGTTAATAAAAACTTTGCTGGTTACTCATTTTCGCCTTGCGGTCAGACAGTCACATTTAAAACGTCTATAACCGTAGAGGCAGAAAATGGCCGGGTAGTAATCGATGAAGCTGCAGGAAGAACTGTTAATTATGGTTATGAAATGGTTCAGTGTGGGCAGTTTTAA
- a CDS encoding ATP-binding protein, translating into MDWSVEEVYQELIALDEHPRIEAKRATHIGDSIMQTVCAFANEPGSGGGFLLLGISEPDETHNNYWVTGVTDTDKLLNELQGNCRTQFDIAIPVQSQHTAIEGKLVIGVFIPELDPAAKPCGFIGKHGSKNKRKTGVWRRGLNGDYECSQQELAPLLLAKSGMSFEQVILSGAEWDDLDPSAIELYRQLRSRVRPQAEELQASDEEMLRALRLVEKRNGSYLPNVAGLLLLAKPLSLRRLLPVVRVDYVRIQGTQWVEDPSQRFATTQDFREPIIRLITRLEATILDDMPRHFILKEGETQRADQPLLPHKVVREAVVNALMHRDYQVNQPTLVVRYSNRLEIRNSGYSLKPETMLGEMGSQLRNPIIAAVLYDLDFAETKGTGIRTMRRLLTEAGLTVPVFTNHQLENQFTATYLLHQLMDAEQLEWLKQFSSLQLADVEAKALVLAKEMRAIDNGALRSITGLDTLTASQVLGKLCKGYQLLVKGGKGPATYYRLSAESINQTTEQPSNSSDLKLNSSDLKLNSSDLKLHSSDLKQENRDTPELSDSLQQAITELTPKARKEKLWPIILMLIATTPRNAEALGALLKRDVSRLKTSHLNPLREQGLINYLYPEVVNHPEQAYQITPKGKEWLKDHPI; encoded by the coding sequence ATGGATTGGTCGGTGGAGGAGGTTTATCAGGAATTAATAGCGCTGGATGAGCACCCTCGCATCGAGGCGAAACGCGCCACACATATTGGCGACTCTATTATGCAAACCGTTTGTGCATTTGCTAATGAGCCTGGGTCAGGTGGCGGTTTTTTATTACTAGGTATTTCTGAACCTGATGAAACACACAACAATTATTGGGTAACAGGTGTTACTGATACCGATAAACTACTGAACGAATTACAAGGCAATTGTCGTACCCAATTTGATATTGCGATACCAGTACAAAGCCAGCATACCGCTATTGAGGGTAAGCTGGTGATAGGCGTATTCATACCTGAGCTAGACCCAGCCGCCAAGCCCTGTGGTTTTATTGGCAAGCATGGCAGTAAAAACAAACGTAAAACGGGGGTATGGCGCCGCGGCTTAAATGGTGACTATGAATGCTCTCAACAAGAATTAGCACCATTATTACTGGCTAAATCAGGAATGAGTTTTGAGCAGGTTATTTTATCGGGTGCTGAATGGGATGATTTAGACCCTTCTGCCATTGAGCTTTACCGGCAACTACGCTCCCGAGTGCGTCCTCAGGCAGAAGAGCTGCAAGCCTCTGATGAGGAAATGCTGCGTGCATTAAGGCTGGTAGAAAAACGTAATGGCAGCTATCTACCCAATGTAGCTGGGTTATTGTTACTAGCTAAACCGCTATCTCTACGCCGTTTACTGCCTGTCGTCAGGGTAGATTATGTACGTATTCAAGGCACCCAATGGGTAGAAGACCCAAGCCAGCGTTTTGCGACAACCCAAGATTTTCGCGAACCGATTATTCGGCTAATTACCCGGTTAGAAGCCACCATTTTGGATGATATGCCTCGTCACTTCATTTTAAAAGAAGGCGAAACGCAACGAGCAGACCAACCATTACTGCCCCACAAAGTGGTTCGAGAGGCCGTGGTCAATGCACTTATGCATCGTGACTACCAAGTAAATCAACCAACCTTGGTGGTGCGTTACAGTAACCGGCTGGAAATTCGCAATTCGGGTTACTCCTTAAAGCCAGAAACCATGCTGGGTGAAATGGGCTCGCAGCTCCGCAACCCGATTATAGCCGCCGTATTATATGACCTAGACTTTGCCGAAACCAAAGGCACTGGCATTCGCACCATGCGCCGCTTATTAACCGAAGCAGGGCTTACTGTGCCGGTTTTTACCAATCACCAGCTGGAAAACCAATTTACCGCCACCTATTTATTGCACCAGTTAATGGATGCAGAACAACTAGAGTGGTTAAAGCAGTTTTCATCATTGCAGCTAGCCGATGTAGAAGCAAAAGCGCTGGTGCTGGCGAAGGAAATGAGAGCTATCGATAACGGGGCATTACGGTCTATTACTGGCTTGGACACTCTAACAGCAAGCCAAGTGCTAGGAAAACTATGCAAAGGTTATCAGCTGCTAGTAAAAGGGGGAAAAGGGCCTGCAACTTACTATCGCTTATCAGCTGAAAGTATTAACCAAACAACAGAGCAACCTTCAAATAGCAGTGACCTCAAACTAAATAGCAGTGACCTCAAACTAAATAGCAGTGACCTCAAACTACATAGCAGTGACCTTAAACAAGAAAACCGTGACACGCCGGAGTTATCGGATAGTTTGCAGCAAGCTATTACAGAACTAACCCCTAAGGCACGTAAAGAAAAGCTATGGCCCATTATTTTAATGCTGATTGCAACTACCCCAAGAAATGCTGAAGCACTTGGTGCTCTATTAAAACGAGATGTCAGCAGACTTAAAACCAGCCATTTAAACCCGCTAAGAGAACAAGGGCTAATTAATTATCTTTACCCAGAGGTGGTTAACCACCCTGAGCAAGCTTATCAAATTACTCCTAAAGGGAAAGAGTGGCTAAAGGATCACCCTATTTAA
- a CDS encoding DUF4360 domain-containing protein gives MPFSKNILVYAISLYPVVGFAITPEFERIVIPSSTWCPETNPLCTCKGVAADANDDGTIDLIFNQFQAVSMNSNEVETSCSIQIPLIIPEGYQVSFSRLGIEGTVSLNEEGEAGVIIHQSMSDDGITSPYYAVRGRQNYYYDYGSLQDVVFDSWGEPIYTSCGNERVYLVAKINLIAKGLKTVLNIDEGAATVKFKIDYQRCHASRE, from the coding sequence ATGCCCTTCTCAAAAAATATATTGGTTTACGCAATTAGTTTATACCCTGTTGTTGGTTTTGCTATTACCCCGGAGTTTGAACGCATTGTTATACCCAGCAGTACCTGGTGCCCAGAGACTAACCCTTTATGTACTTGTAAAGGGGTAGCTGCTGATGCTAATGATGATGGCACAATTGACTTAATATTTAACCAATTTCAAGCAGTTTCAATGAATAGTAATGAAGTAGAAACAAGTTGTTCTATTCAAATCCCACTGATCATTCCTGAAGGCTATCAGGTAAGCTTTAGCCGTTTAGGGATAGAGGGCACCGTTAGCTTAAATGAGGAGGGAGAGGCTGGAGTTATCATTCATCAAAGTATGTCTGATGATGGTATAACCTCCCCCTATTATGCTGTTAGGGGGCGGCAAAATTACTATTATGATTATGGCAGCTTGCAAGATGTTGTTTTCGACTCTTGGGGAGAGCCAATTTATACGAGCTGTGGTAATGAGCGGGTTTATTTAGTTGCAAAAATTAACCTTATAGCTAAAGGGTTAAAAACCGTACTTAATATTGATGAAGGAGCAGCAACGGTTAAATTTAAAATAGATTATCAGCGCTGTCATGCATCTCGCGAATGA
- a CDS encoding SdrD B-like domain-containing protein yields the protein MSKKILSVSILLSVFSLSAVATADNVSISDHIWNDKNANGIQEDNEQGINGAAVQLLTCKGTQVASTVTALNGNYQFSGIKPGSYKIRFVLKSGKEFTYNGPQMKGGINNKVIVSPWGAC from the coding sequence ATGTCGAAAAAAATACTTTCAGTTTCAATTTTATTAAGCGTATTTTCTCTTTCTGCTGTCGCAACGGCTGATAATGTTTCGATTAGTGACCATATTTGGAATGACAAAAATGCCAATGGTATTCAAGAAGATAACGAGCAAGGCATTAATGGTGCTGCGGTTCAGCTGCTAACATGTAAAGGTACTCAGGTAGCTTCTACAGTAACAGCATTAAATGGAAACTATCAGTTTTCTGGTATTAAGCCGGGTAGCTATAAAATACGGTTTGTCTTAAAAAGTGGTAAAGAGTTCACATATAATGGTCCACAGATGAAAGGTGGAATTAATAATAAAGTCATCGTATCTCCTTGGGGGGCTTGCTAA
- a CDS encoding type I restriction-modification system subunit M, with product MTSINQDSINKALWAACDTFRGTISADTYKDFILAMLFLKYISDVWQDHYEAYQKEHGDEPALIEELMKQERFVLPKSASFYTLWEHRHEPGNGERIDQALHAIEEANGNKLKDAGKSVFQDISFNTDRLGEEKQKNTILRHLLEDFAKPELNLKPSRVGSLDVIGNAYEYLIKNFAASGGQKAGEFYTPPEVSELIAELLDPRPGDTICDPACGSGSLLMKCGRKVKEHHNSKNYELYGQEAIGSTWSLAKMNMFLHGEDNHKVEWGDTIRNPKLLDKNGNLMLFDIVTANPPFSLDKWGHDEAAHDKFSRFRRGIPPKTKGDYAFILHMIETLNPTTGRMGVVVPHGVLFRGSSEGKIRKQLIDENLLDAVIGLPEKLFYGTGIPAAILLFARDKQDDSVMFIDASRECKAGKNQNILIQDNIDKIVNTYRGGENVDKYAYVASLKEIQENDYNLNIPRYVDTFEEEEEIDLIAVRQQREQLKAQLAELEVEMAGYLEELGYDSLAGGV from the coding sequence ATGACATCCATTAATCAAGATTCTATCAACAAGGCCTTATGGGCAGCCTGCGATACCTTCAGAGGTACCATCAGTGCCGATACCTATAAAGACTTTATTCTGGCTATGCTGTTCTTGAAGTACATCAGTGATGTATGGCAAGACCATTATGAAGCATACCAAAAAGAGCATGGTGATGAGCCAGCGTTGATTGAAGAGCTAATGAAGCAAGAGCGCTTTGTGCTCCCCAAATCCGCCAGCTTTTACACGCTCTGGGAACACCGCCACGAGCCTGGTAATGGTGAGCGCATTGACCAGGCACTGCATGCGATTGAAGAAGCGAATGGCAACAAATTAAAAGACGCCGGTAAGAGTGTATTCCAGGATATATCTTTTAACACTGACCGGCTCGGTGAAGAAAAACAAAAGAACACTATCTTACGCCACCTGCTAGAAGACTTTGCCAAACCTGAACTCAACCTGAAGCCCAGCCGGGTCGGTTCACTGGATGTCATTGGTAATGCCTACGAATACTTAATCAAAAACTTTGCTGCCAGCGGCGGACAAAAAGCGGGTGAGTTTTACACCCCACCTGAAGTATCTGAACTGATTGCTGAGTTACTGGACCCAAGGCCCGGCGATACCATTTGCGACCCAGCCTGTGGTTCCGGCTCGTTATTAATGAAATGTGGCCGAAAAGTAAAAGAGCACCACAACAGCAAAAACTATGAGCTCTACGGTCAGGAAGCGATTGGTTCAACCTGGTCATTAGCCAAAATGAACATGTTTTTGCACGGTGAAGACAACCACAAAGTTGAATGGGGCGATACCATCCGCAATCCTAAATTGCTGGATAAAAACGGTAATTTAATGCTGTTTGATATTGTTACTGCCAACCCACCCTTCTCGCTAGATAAGTGGGGCCATGACGAAGCAGCGCACGATAAATTCAGCCGGTTCCGCCGAGGCATTCCACCTAAAACCAAAGGGGACTATGCCTTTATCCTGCATATGATCGAAACCCTCAACCCCACCACTGGTCGAATGGGTGTAGTAGTCCCCCATGGCGTATTATTCCGCGGCAGCAGTGAAGGGAAAATCCGCAAGCAATTAATTGACGAAAATTTATTAGATGCCGTAATTGGCCTGCCAGAAAAATTATTTTACGGCACAGGTATACCCGCCGCTATTTTATTATTTGCTCGTGATAAACAAGATGATTCCGTCATGTTTATCGATGCCAGCCGAGAATGTAAAGCCGGCAAAAACCAAAACATACTCATTCAAGACAATATCGATAAAATCGTTAACACCTATCGTGGTGGTGAAAATGTCGATAAATACGCCTACGTCGCCAGTTTAAAAGAAATTCAAGAAAACGATTACAACCTGAATATCCCTCGTTATGTAGATACCTTTGAAGAAGAGGAAGAAATTGATTTGATAGCTGTGCGACAACAGCGGGAACAATTAAAGGCTCAGTTGGCAGAGCTAGAAGTGGAAATGGCTGGGTATTTGGAGGAGTTGGGATACGATTCACTGGCCGGGGGAGTATAG
- a CDS encoding PEP-CTERM sorting domain-containing protein (PEP-CTERM proteins occur, often in large numbers, in the proteomes of bacteria that also encode an exosortase, a predicted intramembrane cysteine proteinase. The presence of a PEP-CTERM domain at a protein's C-terminus predicts cleavage within the sorting domain, followed by covalent anchoring to some some component of the (usually Gram-negative) cell surface. Many PEP-CTERM proteins exhibit an unusual sequence composition that includes large numbers of potential glycosylation sites. Expression of one such protein has been shown restore the ability of a bacterium to form floc, a type of biofilm.) — protein sequence MKITKIGLMTCALTFVGMQAQAGLIKIDNQHSIDSNDLVASVSYGGKNFGPGLHPVGDANPHTGRYTFWPHGNAMNKNLTLTYANPIKNRAGKDGAIFMYRPSIIWGGTIGVTINGVYKDIFADNLIGPGISTANQRRGVFAGLFDLSDFNLSVGESINSIQISASRKTIGAYNGRFINVEIGNGSDVQFAGAGGLHYVDPVNPVPVPGSIALLGLGLGLSAMGMKKRKQKA from the coding sequence GTGAAAATAACGAAAATAGGGCTAATGACTTGCGCACTTACATTTGTTGGCATGCAGGCTCAGGCTGGTTTAATTAAAATTGATAATCAACATAGCATTGATTCGAATGATTTAGTGGCGTCAGTAAGCTATGGTGGGAAAAACTTTGGTCCAGGTCTGCATCCGGTTGGCGATGCTAATCCTCATACTGGCAGATATACCTTCTGGCCTCATGGCAACGCCATGAACAAAAACCTCACCTTAACTTATGCAAATCCAATTAAAAATAGAGCTGGTAAAGATGGTGCTATTTTTATGTATCGGCCTTCTATTATCTGGGGTGGTACTATTGGTGTAACCATTAATGGCGTTTATAAAGATATTTTTGCTGATAACCTGATTGGCCCTGGAATAAGTACAGCTAATCAACGCCGAGGTGTTTTTGCTGGTTTATTTGACCTTTCTGACTTTAACCTTTCAGTAGGTGAAAGCATTAATAGCATTCAAATTTCAGCTTCCCGTAAAACAATTGGTGCTTATAACGGTCGTTTCATTAACGTTGAAATTGGTAATGGATCTGATGTGCAGTTTGCTGGTGCTGGTGGCCTTCACTATGTTGACCCAGTCAATCCGGTTCCTGTTCCAGGTAGTATTGCACTATTGGGCCTGGGTTTAGGTCTTTCTGCTATGGGTATGAAAAAGCGTAAGCAAAAAGCGTAA